The following coding sequences lie in one Heyndrickxia oleronia genomic window:
- the lipA gene encoding lipoyl synthase: MARNEEYIRKPEWLKIKLNTNQSYTGLKKMMREERLHTVCEEAKCPNIHECWAIRKTATFMILGDTCTRGCRFCAVKTGLPTELDWDEPERVARSVEVMGLRHCVVTAVARDDLADGGAAVFAETVRAIRRRVPSCTVEVLPSDMKGDYESLHTLMDAGPDIFNHNIETVRRLTKRVRSKATYDRSLELLKRVKEISPNTPTKSSLMVGLGETHEEVLEAMDDLLAHGVDIMTIGQYLQPTKKHLRVERYVHPDEFAKWKEIALQKGFKHCEAGPMVRSSYHADEQVNKAARLRQLEGENSDPDHLISQYKTKVTGTEHPKL; encoded by the coding sequence ATGGCGAGAAATGAAGAGTACATAAGAAAACCTGAATGGTTGAAAATTAAACTGAATACGAATCAAAGCTATACTGGTTTGAAAAAAATGATGCGTGAAGAAAGATTGCATACTGTTTGTGAGGAAGCAAAATGTCCTAACATTCATGAATGCTGGGCCATTCGAAAAACAGCTACGTTTATGATATTAGGGGATACTTGTACACGTGGCTGTCGTTTTTGTGCGGTAAAAACAGGATTGCCAACTGAATTAGATTGGGATGAACCGGAGAGAGTGGCGAGATCAGTAGAAGTGATGGGACTTCGTCATTGTGTCGTTACTGCAGTTGCTCGTGATGATTTGGCTGATGGAGGTGCAGCAGTTTTTGCTGAAACGGTCCGTGCGATTCGACGTCGTGTTCCATCTTGTACGGTTGAGGTTTTACCTTCTGATATGAAGGGGGATTATGAAAGCTTACATACACTTATGGATGCAGGACCAGATATCTTTAATCATAATATTGAAACAGTTAGACGGTTAACAAAACGTGTTCGTTCAAAGGCGACTTATGACCGTTCTCTAGAATTGTTGAAAAGGGTTAAAGAAATAAGCCCAAACACTCCGACTAAATCAAGTCTTATGGTTGGTTTAGGAGAAACTCATGAGGAAGTACTTGAAGCGATGGATGATTTACTTGCGCATGGAGTAGATATTATGACGATCGGACAGTATCTTCAACCAACGAAAAAACATTTGCGCGTAGAACGATATGTACATCCTGATGAATTTGCTAAGTGGAAAGAAATTGCGCTTCAAAAAGGCTTTAAACACTGTGAAGCAGGTCCTATGGTTCGGTCTAGCTATCATGCAGATGAACAAGTAAACAAGGCTGCGCGTCTAAGACAATTAGAGGGTGAGAATTCTGATCCAGACCATTTAATTAGCCAATATAAAACAAAGGTAACAGGGACAGAACATCCGAAACTATAA
- a CDS encoding lipoate--protein ligase family protein, with protein MMSEQWYFIDSGENSPSFNMAMDEVLLDWHSRGLLPPILRFYSWKPAALSLGHFQKTVGRIDVDKAKAIGVEIVRRPTGGLAVLHDKELTYSVVLSEKHDKMSPSIIEAYRVLSQGILEGYRYLGIQADLAIPNAPIGKTGTAVCFEESSWYELEIEGKKAAGSAQTRQKGVILQHGSIPMEMDIEQLYDLFTFPNEKVKNKAKHLFEQKAVTINQILGRQTSLEEVKDAFKKGFEKGLDIEFTSYQPNEQMLEEIKELMRTKYESEKYTFQR; from the coding sequence ATCATGAGTGAACAGTGGTATTTTATTGATTCAGGTGAAAATAGTCCATCCTTTAATATGGCGATGGATGAGGTCCTTCTTGATTGGCATTCCCGGGGGTTACTTCCTCCTATTCTGCGATTTTATAGTTGGAAGCCTGCAGCATTGTCTCTAGGACATTTTCAAAAAACGGTAGGTAGAATCGATGTTGATAAGGCGAAAGCAATTGGGGTTGAAATTGTGCGAAGGCCAACTGGTGGACTAGCCGTTTTACATGACAAAGAACTAACTTATAGTGTAGTGCTAAGCGAGAAGCATGATAAAATGTCGCCATCAATCATTGAGGCTTACCGAGTACTATCACAAGGTATACTTGAAGGATATCGCTATCTTGGAATTCAAGCTGATTTAGCTATTCCTAATGCACCTATTGGAAAGACCGGTACTGCCGTTTGTTTTGAAGAATCTTCGTGGTATGAATTGGAGATCGAAGGAAAAAAGGCAGCTGGAAGTGCACAAACCCGACAAAAGGGAGTTATTTTACAACACGGCTCGATTCCAATGGAAATGGATATTGAACAATTATATGATTTATTTACATTTCCGAATGAGAAGGTGAAGAATAAAGCAAAACACCTTTTTGAACAAAAAGCTGTTACGATTAACCAGATTCTTGGACGTCAAACGTCACTCGAAGAGGTAAAAGATGCCTTTAAAAAAGGCTTCGAAAAAGGATTAGATATTGAATTTACAAGCTATCAACCGAATGAGCAGATGTTAGAAGAAATAAAAGAACTTATGCGGACAAAGTATGAAAGTGAGAAATATACTTTTCAAAGATAG
- a CDS encoding AAA family ATPase translates to MKDIPSIINFKDITKEMMPHYFDFAAAIYRIKELLVNETGIDFNMYTSKEGIEEEIWDTIEYVVQSDPNDIQIIGHVFDCLETATIKYSNFNQEHQFNIIPSLNNSVYYFPMYQVAFAKLPIFQSHEDYEEDFIFANNDESLLGFFDYIYMKQKEYMKDAITIFTDTDDGIERVKERITHQVMREDVLLDEEIKTEIFRSIDEFFIHGGEFFKKYDIPYKRGILLYGSPGNGKTTLVKSIAGSISAPVVYWQITEYTNSYSIKEVFNTVTKMAPMTLVIEDIDSMPEESRSVFLNALDGASSKEGIFLIGTTNYPEKIDPALINRAGRFDRAYEITLPDQPARRQYLIKKNIHQFVSENEIDHLVKETNGLSIAQLNELYMSIALQWHYEQQVNIEKILKDLQTNNRKALRNHWEERSSVGFGI, encoded by the coding sequence ATGAAAGATATCCCATCTATTATAAATTTTAAAGATATCACGAAGGAAATGATGCCTCACTATTTTGACTTTGCTGCTGCTATTTATCGGATTAAAGAACTTTTAGTAAATGAAACAGGAATCGATTTTAACATGTATACCTCAAAAGAGGGAATTGAAGAGGAAATTTGGGATACAATTGAATATGTCGTACAATCTGATCCAAATGACATTCAAATCATTGGACATGTCTTTGATTGTTTAGAAACTGCAACGATTAAATACTCGAATTTTAATCAGGAGCACCAATTCAACATCATCCCCTCCTTAAATAATTCGGTCTATTATTTTCCAATGTATCAAGTAGCCTTTGCAAAGCTACCAATCTTTCAAAGTCATGAAGATTATGAAGAGGATTTTATTTTTGCTAATAATGATGAAAGTTTACTAGGGTTCTTTGATTATATTTATATGAAACAAAAAGAATATATGAAGGATGCCATTACTATTTTCACAGATACTGATGATGGAATTGAAAGAGTAAAAGAACGAATTACTCATCAAGTAATGCGGGAAGATGTGTTATTGGATGAAGAAATAAAAACTGAAATTTTCCGGTCAATCGATGAGTTCTTCATACATGGGGGTGAGTTTTTCAAGAAATATGATATTCCATATAAACGTGGGATTCTTTTGTATGGGAGTCCAGGGAATGGAAAAACGACTCTAGTAAAGTCGATTGCTGGAAGTATATCTGCACCAGTCGTTTATTGGCAAATAACAGAATATACGAATAGTTATTCCATTAAAGAGGTATTTAATACGGTAACTAAAATGGCACCCATGACCTTAGTTATCGAGGATATAGACTCCATGCCTGAAGAGTCTCGATCTGTATTTTTAAACGCACTTGATGGTGCTTCTTCGAAAGAAGGAATTTTCCTAATTGGAACAACGAATTATCCAGAAAAAATTGATCCTGCATTAATTAATCGGGCCGGACGATTTGATCGTGCATATGAAATTACACTTCCAGATCAGCCCGCTCGAAGACAATATTTGATAAAAAAGAATATCCATCAATTTGTATCTGAAAATGAAATAGATCACTTAGTTAAAGAAACGAATGGTCTGTCCATTGCACAATTAAATGAATTATATATGTCTATTGCCCTACAATGGCATTATGAGCAGCAGGTAAACATTGAAAAAATACTGAAGGATTTACAGACGAATAATCGAAAAGCACTGCGAAACCATTGGGAAGAACGATCAAGTGTTGGTTTTGGAATATAG
- a CDS encoding NUDIX hydrolase, with product MQYKYTICFIKRGHQLLMLNREKPEWMGVWNGVGGKIEKGETPEEAIIREIKEETGIDIGHVAYKGTVTWSVNESYIGGMYAFVAELPETYEYHTPIKTQEGILDWKDISWILHPENVGMANVKFFLHKMLDDYRIYDHQFIYIDGEVVDFHSERLDTSTVLH from the coding sequence ATGCAATATAAGTACACGATTTGCTTTATTAAAAGAGGTCATCAGCTCCTCATGCTTAATCGTGAAAAGCCTGAATGGATGGGAGTGTGGAATGGTGTTGGTGGTAAAATAGAGAAGGGTGAAACACCGGAAGAAGCAATTATTCGTGAAATTAAGGAAGAGACCGGAATTGATATCGGTCATGTAGCGTATAAAGGAACAGTTACCTGGTCGGTGAATGAAAGTTATATTGGTGGCATGTATGCTTTTGTTGCTGAATTGCCAGAAACCTATGAATATCACACTCCTATTAAGACTCAAGAAGGGATCTTGGACTGGAAGGATATATCATGGATTCTTCATCCGGAGAATGTTGGAATGGCAAATGTGAAGTTTTTCTTACATAAAATGTTGGATGATTATCGTATTTATGATCATCAGTTTATATATATTGATGGCGAAGTGGTTGACTTTCATTCAGAACGTCTAGATACCTCTACAGTTCTTCATTAA
- a CDS encoding YitT family protein, whose translation MKETHKSKHVLKEYFFVIIGAVLVGLAYNMFLLPSKLAAGGISGVSTILHEVYGVEPAYTQFLINIPLFIVGWITMGKDFSGKTLVGTFCVPFVIWLSTDIPITVTNPFLGSLYGGIVLGIGLGIVYKGNGSTGGTAAIAQIVKKFTGLSSGYSQLIVDGLVVAASLIVFNLELTLFALMCIYVSSKVIDFVQLRTSATKLILIITEEEEKVQSMIRDEIDRGLTKIRSVGGYSNQNKTMILCVTEQVEAIYLKKKLQQEIPTAFVVFINASEILGRGFTIDKYYGQQL comes from the coding sequence ATGAAAGAAACGCATAAGTCGAAACATGTGTTAAAAGAATATTTTTTCGTTATTATCGGTGCGGTACTAGTTGGATTAGCCTATAACATGTTCCTCTTACCTTCAAAGCTTGCTGCAGGGGGGATATCAGGTGTTAGTACAATTTTACATGAAGTATATGGGGTTGAACCAGCTTATACACAATTTTTAATCAATATCCCATTATTTATTGTTGGCTGGATTACGATGGGAAAAGATTTTAGTGGAAAAACATTAGTTGGTACATTTTGTGTCCCATTTGTAATATGGCTTAGTACAGATATCCCGATTACTGTAACGAATCCTTTTTTAGGTTCGCTTTATGGTGGGATTGTTCTTGGGATTGGTCTAGGAATTGTATATAAAGGAAATGGATCAACGGGTGGAACTGCGGCAATTGCACAGATCGTTAAAAAATTCACGGGATTATCAAGTGGGTATTCTCAATTAATTGTAGACGGTCTTGTTGTAGCAGCATCCTTAATTGTATTTAATTTAGAGCTGACTCTATTTGCTTTAATGTGTATATATGTTTCAAGTAAAGTAATCGATTTTGTACAACTAAGAACATCAGCAACGAAATTAATCTTAATCATTACAGAGGAAGAAGAAAAAGTTCAATCAATGATTCGTGATGAAATTGATCGTGGTTTAACAAAGATTCGTTCAGTAGGTGGATATTCAAATCAAAATAAAACAATGATTCTTTGTGTTACAGAACAGGTAGAAGCGATTTACCTTAAGAAAAAACTCCAACAAGAAATTCCAACGGCCTTTGTTGTATTTATTAATGCATCTGAAATTCTTGGACGAGGCTTCACGATTGATAAATATTATGGTCAACAATTATAG
- a CDS encoding S41 family peptidase: MYIEMFEEIVSICRHDYSGCQDKKGWDHPEKYVDEICILEEKQQLTPDKFVEIVQDYLLDFKEQHMFFKTSKKSVEKRYDVGFKVRRFEDQLFITDVGKEKRVKKGHAIVSFGNVPVIDLVEKHRRELVEDHQERENWNSIIGKYQFCEIMDGNGHTYQMELKKYEKEEYIPQYTIEELEKGILLMTLTDFANADAITQLVHQHQEALENCRKLIIDVRVNYGGNDSSYFQLLPYIFENREVNINTEDDEYMLINCTERSCELEIAEMNNAIASTEDEYTKKVLKIFLREWKKNKGKGFVQFDLSDLEDTIIQGRKNPEQIIVMTDVTCGSSGDSFVEICKRSSKVTVIGRPTAGLNDYANLAVMNWHDQFELWYPTSRLSRIDNGKGMTGVGIKPHIHIPWTPKHLFEDVEIQTALKLLEEKAKA, from the coding sequence ATGTATATTGAAATGTTTGAAGAAATCGTTTCGATTTGTCGCCATGACTATTCCGGATGCCAAGATAAAAAAGGTTGGGATCATCCAGAAAAATATGTTGATGAAATATGTATTTTAGAAGAAAAACAGCAATTAACTCCGGATAAATTTGTAGAAATTGTACAAGATTATTTACTTGATTTTAAGGAACAGCATATGTTTTTTAAAACATCTAAAAAAAGTGTAGAAAAGCGTTATGATGTTGGCTTTAAAGTTAGAAGATTTGAGGATCAATTATTTATTACAGATGTTGGAAAGGAAAAGCGAGTAAAGAAAGGCCATGCAATTGTGTCATTTGGGAATGTTCCGGTTATCGATTTAGTTGAAAAGCACCGCAGAGAGTTGGTGGAGGACCATCAGGAAAGGGAAAACTGGAATTCTATAATTGGAAAATATCAATTTTGCGAAATAATGGATGGAAATGGGCATACCTATCAGATGGAGCTTAAAAAATATGAGAAGGAGGAATACATACCTCAATATACGATTGAGGAGTTGGAAAAAGGAATCCTTCTCATGACTTTAACAGACTTTGCTAATGCTGATGCAATTACACAGTTAGTGCACCAGCATCAAGAAGCATTAGAAAATTGTAGAAAATTAATTATTGATGTGAGAGTTAATTATGGGGGAAATGACTCCTCTTATTTTCAATTGCTTCCCTACATATTTGAGAATCGAGAAGTGAATATAAATACTGAAGACGATGAATACATGCTCATCAACTGTACGGAACGATCCTGTGAACTTGAAATAGCCGAAATGAATAATGCTATCGCTTCAACAGAAGATGAATATACAAAAAAAGTATTAAAAATCTTTTTAAGGGAGTGGAAAAAAAATAAAGGAAAGGGCTTTGTTCAATTTGATTTGTCTGATTTAGAGGATACTATTATACAAGGAAGAAAAAACCCTGAACAAATTATTGTAATGACTGATGTCACTTGTGGTAGCTCAGGAGATTCCTTTGTAGAAATTTGCAAAAGATCTTCTAAGGTAACGGTTATTGGACGACCTACTGCAGGTTTAAATGACTACGCTAATCTGGCCGTTATGAATTGGCATGATCAATTTGAATTATGGTACCCAACATCGAGACTATCAAGAATTGATAATGGAAAGGGAATGACAGGAGTAGGTATTAAACCACATATACATATCCCATGGACTCCTAAGCATTTATTCGAAGATGTAGAAATCCAGACGGCATTGAAGTTATTAGAAGAAAAAGCAAAAGCTTAA
- a CDS encoding DegV family protein: MPKIKIVTDSTVDMSNEMIKKYGIEVVPLSLSIDGENFLDRVDITPSEFIRKMNAAQELPKSSQPPVGVFLELYDRLGEDGYDILSIHMSNGLSGTVNSAENAAALSKANVTVIDSLFISKALSFQVVEAAQMAEDGKTIDEILSRLETIRSQTKLFVVVEKLDNLVKGGRIGKGKALIGSLLHIKPIASLENGVYHPLANVRSHAQVVKYLVKNLAEDAMGKTIKKIGIAHAEASELVAKLKTAIFTTTGYENVDIEFTTPIISTHTGAGAIGFMYYVE, encoded by the coding sequence ATGCCCAAAATTAAAATAGTAACCGATTCAACGGTTGATATGTCTAACGAAATGATAAAAAAATATGGGATTGAAGTTGTTCCCTTATCCTTATCCATTGATGGGGAAAACTTTCTTGATCGTGTAGACATAACTCCTTCTGAATTTATTCGGAAAATGAACGCTGCACAAGAACTTCCTAAGAGTTCTCAACCTCCAGTTGGTGTATTTCTTGAGCTATATGACAGATTAGGGGAAGACGGGTACGATATATTATCGATTCATATGTCAAATGGATTAAGTGGCACTGTAAACTCTGCAGAAAATGCGGCTGCCTTATCAAAGGCAAATGTAACAGTGATTGATTCTCTTTTCATTTCGAAAGCGCTATCATTCCAAGTCGTTGAAGCTGCTCAAATGGCGGAAGATGGAAAGACTATAGATGAAATTCTAAGCAGATTGGAAACCATTCGTTCACAAACTAAGCTCTTTGTTGTAGTTGAAAAGCTTGATAACTTAGTGAAAGGTGGAAGAATAGGAAAAGGAAAAGCGCTAATTGGTTCCTTGCTTCATATTAAGCCTATTGCATCATTAGAAAATGGGGTCTACCATCCTTTAGCAAATGTTAGAAGTCATGCACAGGTTGTTAAATATTTGGTGAAAAACCTCGCTGAGGATGCAATGGGAAAGACGATTAAGAAAATCGGAATAGCCCATGCTGAAGCATCCGAATTAGTTGCCAAATTAAAAACGGCAATTTTCACAACAACTGGTTACGAAAATGTAGATATTGAGTTTACGACTCCAATTATTAGTACCCATACAGGGGCGGGAGCAATTGGTTTTATGTATTATGTAGAATAA
- the cidR gene encoding cidABC operon transcriptional activator CidR → MDIKHLQYFLEVAKYNSFSLAAEHLYITQPTISKMIKNLEKELGVSLFDRSKKKLTLTDAGQIILEQAKLIDLAFHNLETELDNLLELKKGHIRIGIPPIFDAQFLLQLIGRFHEKYPGITFEFGEDGSKKIEEDVHNNHLDVGVIVLPTNNELFLHFPLMEEDLKLIIHPSHPLAQKTEVHLVELASEPFILFNKDFALHDRIISSCNSVGFNPHVISKSSQWSFIEEMVSWNLGVSLLPESICRHLSKNVKAISIKNPSIRWELAIIWNKNQYLSYAAKEWLQFTKKHLS, encoded by the coding sequence GTGGATATTAAACATTTACAATATTTTTTAGAGGTTGCAAAATACAATAGTTTTTCATTAGCTGCTGAACATTTATATATCACCCAACCAACTATTAGTAAAATGATTAAAAACCTCGAAAAAGAGCTAGGAGTTTCTCTGTTTGATCGTTCTAAAAAGAAGCTAACATTAACAGATGCTGGGCAAATCATTTTGGAACAAGCAAAGTTAATTGACCTTGCCTTTCACAATTTAGAAACGGAATTAGATAATCTTTTAGAGTTAAAAAAAGGACATATTCGAATTGGAATCCCACCTATTTTTGACGCACAATTTCTACTTCAACTAATCGGACGATTTCATGAAAAGTATCCTGGAATTACTTTTGAATTTGGAGAAGACGGTTCAAAAAAAATTGAAGAGGATGTTCACAATAATCATTTAGATGTCGGTGTTATCGTACTTCCAACGAATAATGAGCTATTTTTACATTTCCCTTTAATGGAGGAGGATTTAAAATTAATTATTCATCCATCACATCCATTAGCTCAGAAAACGGAGGTTCACCTAGTTGAACTAGCTTCTGAACCATTTATTTTATTTAATAAAGATTTTGCATTACATGACCGTATCATTTCTTCTTGTAACAGTGTAGGATTCAATCCCCATGTCATCTCAAAAAGTTCACAATGGTCTTTCATTGAAGAGATGGTTTCTTGGAATTTAGGAGTATCACTTTTACCTGAAAGTATTTGTCGACATTTAAGTAAAAATGTAAAGGCGATTTCGATAAAAAACCCTTCCATCCGCTGGGAATTAGCAATCATTTGGAATAAAAATCAATATCTTTCCTATGCAGCGAAAGAATGGCTGCAATTTACAAAAAAACACTTATCATAA
- a CDS encoding acyl-CoA thioesterase produces the protein MNAKKVKESRIVNTAQVLSCDLNNYNTLFGGILMKKLDDAATLSARRHSRVKECVTASTDSIDFLYPIHQTDSVCVESFVTYTGRTSMEIFCKVIAEDIMTGERRIAATAFLTFVALDENKRPVPVPEVIPETEEEKFLYNTGKERAEIRRLRRQKSKELAGYLNVNKPWDN, from the coding sequence ATGAATGCAAAAAAAGTAAAAGAAAGTCGTATCGTAAATACTGCGCAAGTATTATCTTGCGATTTAAATAATTATAATACATTATTCGGTGGAATTTTGATGAAAAAATTAGATGATGCTGCAACATTGTCTGCACGTAGACATTCAAGGGTAAAAGAATGTGTAACGGCATCCACTGACTCAATTGATTTTTTATACCCGATTCACCAAACTGATTCTGTTTGTGTTGAATCTTTCGTCACTTATACAGGTCGTACGTCAATGGAAATATTCTGTAAAGTAATTGCAGAGGATATCATGACTGGCGAACGTAGAATTGCTGCAACGGCATTTTTAACCTTTGTTGCATTAGATGAAAATAAACGTCCTGTTCCCGTTCCAGAAGTCATTCCAGAAACAGAAGAAGAAAAGTTTTTATACAATACAGGGAAAGAAAGAGCAGAAATACGTAGACTCAGAAGACAAAAGAGTAAAGAGCTCGCTGGTTATCTTAATGTAAATAAACCATGGGATAATTAA
- a CDS encoding Hsp20/alpha crystallin family protein, whose translation MDIDKLKQWMDISQKYQNGNFWDMIFDQISKDPSQHEANSKPPTPNARSTSSYPLVDIYLTDTQIIVIIELPGYKREDVSLSLAGNILVVKGTSRLPLLNPIIIQNERKYGAFERKIELPEPTKASELYAKFESGLLIVTYMRKYSSEEQIPIS comes from the coding sequence GTGGACATAGATAAATTAAAGCAATGGATGGATATTTCACAAAAATATCAAAACGGGAACTTTTGGGATATGATTTTCGACCAAATTTCTAAAGATCCTTCTCAACATGAAGCAAACAGTAAACCTCCTACACCAAATGCTCGCTCTACTAGTTCCTATCCATTAGTGGATATCTATCTTACTGATACACAAATCATTGTGATCATTGAACTACCTGGCTATAAACGAGAGGATGTTTCCTTATCACTAGCAGGAAATATTCTAGTAGTAAAAGGAACAAGTCGATTACCGTTACTGAACCCTATTATTATACAAAATGAAAGAAAATATGGTGCTTTTGAGAGGAAAATAGAACTTCCTGAACCAACAAAAGCCTCAGAATTATATGCAAAGTTCGAAAGTGGTCTCCTAATAGTAACTTATATGAGAAAATACTCAAGCGAGGAACAAATTCCAATTTCTTAA
- a CDS encoding chorismate mutase, with translation MAIKGLFNHSEKNDDIDILKEKIERLEEKIKRINTLEVQIKRFIKLEPELQKQIYSYKQTDKITPQSKADHVPKQNQIDTQRSIQTLENKIFSKMKKYIDQELVLLKTQINHLENLFNRMEENYESLHSTTEHLSQAIHILENRPPDPPQRPENDQQIVIQKVNIEKILLDKYEQTNNFGQLGIKDISGQLNIGATYGKGVIPAELVENLMENLNEIKNMDNIHTSDESSSESVDESSEEESTDYGNFEDIPIE, from the coding sequence ATGGCTATAAAAGGATTATTCAATCACAGTGAAAAAAATGATGACATCGATATACTTAAAGAAAAAATTGAGCGTTTAGAAGAGAAAATAAAAAGAATCAACACATTAGAGGTTCAAATAAAAAGATTTATCAAATTAGAACCTGAGTTACAAAAGCAAATATATTCTTATAAACAAACGGATAAGATAACACCTCAATCTAAGGCTGACCACGTCCCCAAACAAAATCAAATTGATACTCAACGTTCTATACAAACATTAGAAAATAAAATTTTCTCGAAAATGAAAAAGTATATTGACCAAGAGTTGGTACTTCTTAAAACTCAAATCAATCATCTAGAAAACCTATTTAATAGAATGGAAGAAAATTACGAATCCCTGCACTCAACAACCGAGCACTTATCACAAGCCATACACATACTTGAAAATCGTCCCCCCGATCCCCCACAAAGGCCTGAAAATGATCAACAAATTGTTATACAAAAAGTAAATATTGAAAAAATATTATTAGATAAGTATGAACAAACAAATAATTTCGGACAACTTGGTATTAAAGATATTAGTGGGCAATTAAATATTGGAGCAACCTATGGAAAAGGTGTGATACCAGCAGAATTGGTGGAAAATTTAATGGAAAATCTTAATGAAATTAAAAATATGGATAACATACATACATCAGATGAATCTAGCAGCGAAAGTGTCGATGAATCATCCGAAGAGGAAAGCACAGATTATGGAAACTTTGAAGATATTCCTATCGAATAA
- a CDS encoding YwbE family protein, with amino-acid sequence MNGKNRNDIHAGMTVEIVLKKDQRTGKTTCGVVKDILTNSSYHPHGIKVRLTDGQVGRVKEIRVRPH; translated from the coding sequence ATGAACGGAAAAAACCGTAACGACATTCATGCTGGAATGACAGTAGAAATTGTCCTTAAAAAGGATCAAAGGACTGGAAAAACAACGTGTGGAGTCGTCAAAGACATATTGACCAATTCAAGCTACCATCCTCATGGAATTAAGGTAAGATTGACTGATGGTCAAGTTGGAAGAGTCAAAGAAATAAGGGTAAGACCCCATTAA
- a CDS encoding SDR family oxidoreductase: MGVKELFDLSNKTAIVTGGGSGLGQQMAEALAEAGANIVICSRNLEVCKATSNALNQQGYHSIALQCDVTKQKDIDHVIEQTVNQFGSIDILINNSGTSWIAPVLDLPAEKWDKVMDVNLKGMFFFSQAAAKVMKDQQSGKIINISSVTGLYGTNPAFLDSIAYNTSKGAVITLTKELAVKLANSNIQVNAIAPGFFPTKITQALDKINKIILSKIPAQRFGNDTDLKGTALFLASHASDYLTGQCLIVDGGLTVNL; this comes from the coding sequence TTGGGTGTAAAGGAGTTATTTGACCTCAGTAACAAAACAGCCATTGTTACTGGTGGTGGAAGTGGACTCGGTCAGCAAATGGCTGAGGCTCTAGCAGAGGCTGGGGCCAATATTGTTATTTGCTCTCGCAATCTCGAAGTCTGTAAAGCAACTAGTAATGCTCTGAACCAACAAGGATACCACTCTATTGCGCTCCAATGCGACGTAACGAAACAAAAGGATATTGACCATGTAATTGAACAAACAGTAAATCAATTTGGAAGTATTGATATTTTAATTAATAATAGCGGAACATCATGGATCGCTCCTGTACTTGATTTACCCGCTGAGAAATGGGACAAAGTCATGGATGTCAATCTTAAGGGCATGTTTTTCTTCTCTCAAGCAGCAGCTAAAGTAATGAAAGATCAGCAAAGCGGAAAAATTATCAATATCTCCTCTGTCACAGGTCTATATGGGACCAATCCTGCATTCCTTGATTCTATCGCGTATAACACAAGTAAAGGGGCTGTTATCACCTTAACGAAGGAGCTAGCAGTAAAGCTTGCAAATAGTAATATCCAAGTAAATGCCATTGCTCCAGGTTTTTTTCCAACAAAAATTACACAGGCACTTGATAAGATAAACAAAATTATTCTAAGCAAAATTCCTGCACAACGCTTTGGAAACGATACAGATTTAAAAGGAACCGCCCTATTTCTAGCATCCCACGCATCCGATTATCTTACTGGCCAATGCCTAATAGTTGATGGTGGACTAACAGTAAACCTGTAA